The Blastocatellia bacterium genomic sequence TGATATGCCAACGACTTGGAGAGGGAAACAATCACCCTTAAAGCCCCGCCAACGTCTAACAATGCGTTGCAGCGGAGGCCGTGAAGCGCAGCTCTTATGCGTCCTTTCAATGCCGTTCACGGCCCCGCTGAACGCGAGCGTTAGACGTTGCTATGCGGAGACAGGAAATAGCTTATGTCTGTAGGACACACCAGAGTTATCGTTACCCTCACTTGCCTTACTCTGATTTTATCTCTGATCGCTTGTTCCCCAGATTCTAAGGGCGATACCGAAATAAGAGTCGGTACGCAAGCTAGGCTACGTGGCGGCCCCGAAGCAACAATTGTTGCTACAGACCAAGAGTCTATTCGAGCTTTTGCCAAGGCGAAGGCGGCAAATGACGAATATGGTTTGAAGGAACTCATTCGGGGAGGAAAGATTCTCGCTGTGCCAAATAACACAAAGGGGACAGGTGCAAGCACCTCCATGACACTTGAGACTCGAATCGATGACAAGTGCAAGCACCTCCATGACACCTTTTGAAAGAACGATGACCCAAAGGCTAATGCCCATTTTGGCCGAAAAACCGGGCGATTATTGATCACCGCCTCGCTTGATCGGTTTGCTGGGCATCGGCATTTTATCGCTAGCCGTCATGGAGGCGCTTGCACTTTGGTGTCATGGAGGTGCTTGCACCTGTCCCAAAGGTATTAGTAATTGACACAGGCTGGGCTGGAGATGCACAAATCCGAATGCTTGAAGGCCAATATGAAGGGAAAGCATTTTGGACGGACATCGAATGGATGATGAAAGATAATGGCACTATTGCCCAAGTGCCTCCACCCGACAGGTCTGATAGCACTTCATCAAAGCAGCCTAATTCAACCCCAGGTAATCAGCGAACCTTGGATGAGCAACTATTCAGCTTGTTAGACAAGATAATCTCCACTGAAATAGGAGAGAAAGAAGACCCGGCAAATATCTCTGCCGCATTGGCTCTAATCAATCAGGGGGCAAATGTGGATGCAGGAAAAGGATTGGGAGATACACCTCTCATCCGGGCAGCAAGGAATGGTCACATACAGGTTATGAAGATCCTATTGGACAAAGGCGCGGACATAAATGCCCAAGATGATACAGGAATGACGGCACTTATGTGGGCGGCTCATATGGGCGATCCAGAAATGACGAGGCTCCTGATTGCTAAAGGCGCGAAGCTGAATATCAAAGACGATACCGGGTTTACAGCCTTATCAGGTGCCGAAGGAGCAACGGACAATCGTCACTTAGCAGCAATACGTTTATTAAGGAAGGCAG encodes the following:
- a CDS encoding ankyrin repeat domain-containing protein; translated protein: MLEGQYEGKAFWTDIEWMMKDNGTIAQVPPPDRSDSTSSKQPNSTPGNQRTLDEQLFSLLDKIISTEIGEKEDPANISAALALINQGANVDAGKGLGDTPLIRAARNGHIQVMKILLDKGADINAQDDTGMTALMWAAHMGDPEMTRLLIAKGAKLNIKDDTGFTALSGAEGATDNRHLAAIRLLRKAGAK